The Lactuca sativa cultivar Salinas chromosome 2, Lsat_Salinas_v11, whole genome shotgun sequence genome includes the window AGCGTGATGAAACAATTCgtttttttatatctttttcGAGATATAATATTAGGATAATTtgagagggaaacgaactttcaactttgtttacatttaatgactaaacttttttttcgttatctattgcCACTGAGCTATTGAAATTGTTCAAATTTTACTCTTATGACCGGTTGCTACCGATCATAaaggtaaaatgtgaacaatttcaatagttaagtgacaaatagataacgaaaaaaagtttagcgAATAAAtgtgacactactagaaaacaaccctttaatgacgcgcaaacaatgacactcgctgatagaggatGCACATTTGtccgtgccctaaaaaataatgttagTTTTGAAAAATTTGACGGATAGAGGGCacacatttgtgcgtgccctaaaagtAGTGTccatcaaaaaaaaattaaaaacacggagggcacctatcataAAAAAGCGCGTCATGTAAaactgtcgctttatatttttctttAGGAAGGCGCGTTCTCTTAGGGGGAAATGAAATACCAAAAAATTAAACAGCCCACCACCGAtgcatctccttcttcttcttctaaaatcCTCTACCAAAAAGCCCTAATAACCCTCTAAGCAgttcgtctctctctctctctctctctctctctgtctgtctctgtgtgtgtgtgtgtgtaagccCTAATCCGCCACCACCAGCATCGTACCTCATAATCTTTAAAAGTTCGAAGTGCCTAAGCAAACACTTCCGCCATCTCAAGATGTCGGTTCAAGATCGGAACGCCACATCGCAGTACACGTTGACATCACCATCTCCACAAACCACCATCAACGGCGGAGAAAACGAATGCGACTGGGTTCTTTTCTATTACTTCCAAATCTAATCCAGACAACAAGCATTTGATATTGCCCAACTCGGCAAACTGAAAAGTTATTCGAAAGTTTCACTAACTCATTTCTCAAATTTGCATTGTAAGATCAAAGCTAGCGCTCTTTGCTGATATCAAATGATCACTTCTTCTTGAATTTCCCTCAAATTTGTTGTTTCAAGCTTGTGATTCAAATTTGCATTGTACGATCAAAGTTATTCCCAAATTTCTCCTTGTGATCCCCTGCTCTTGAATTGTTCTTGTTTTCAGAGCACTTGCAAATCTTACATTCATCAACCTCCCAAATCTATCCGACAATATCATAAGCTTTTGGGGAAAATATGGATCTGAGCAGACGCGATTTCTCTTACAATTTGTGTTTAGTTTTTGCAATTGATGATTCGGAAACTACGTGTTGTTGCTTGTCTCAAATTGTGTGATCTCAGGAGCAACTCCAAGAGCATGGATTATAGCGGCGGTGATGAATTTGAAGACGCTAGAACACGAACCTCTCTTTTTTCAATCGCGGATGCATTTGAGGAAATTTCGAATCTGATTATAGATGGAAGAAATGGCGATTTTCCTGTTTTGAAATTAAATCCATTTTGTGATGCGTGTTCTTTCGTTTCTGTGCTCGTCATTCACAATCCTCTATTTGGTTTTCAGGTGCGTGATCTAGAAGAAGCATTAGAACGCTATGTGAGTTTAAGCAGTGTAATTGATTATGATGTAAAATGGAAGACAGTGAAGTCACGTGGTAGCCATACTCATAATCTTCGTAGAGTTAGACGGGGTCTTGACCTAATTCGAGAATTATTCCAGAATTTTCTATAAAACAAGTATGTTCTTATGACTTATTACACCTGATTGTGTTTATTAATTCTAGTGTTATCAATTGCACATTCTTGTGGTATGATTCAACGATTATTCCCTAAAAGATGCAGCTTCATCAGCTTATCAACAAGTGTGTGCGCCATATCATTCATGGGCTGTTAGAACTACATTTTCTGCAGGAATATGTGCTCTTCCATCAAGGGAACAACTTTTGCTGAATTTAAATGAAACTGGTTAGTTATggaaatctttttattttttaatacaaTCTTGGGAAATGAGGTTTAACTCATTTAATTACTCAAATTTGATTCAGAAGTAAGACTGTTGTTGACCAGGCTAATGTTGCTAACATGGCACATGgaaatgagattggtaagttaACTAAAGGCTCGTTTCTTTTTAACTAATGTCAAACAACttaaacataaaaaattaaaactttaataAGTTTATAAGGCATATaggatgtttgatgaaatgcttgaGAGAGAAGCCATCTCATATTTGTACATTACAATTATCAAATGAGTGTTGTTGCTCATCTTAGATGATAATCCTTATTGTAATTTGTGATTGTGTCAGCGGGAAGCTCTGATATGCCTATTTCTTGAAAGAAATTAAATCTACCTTCGGTTGTTGACACTGGAATCAGAActataaggtttgaattttaagaCCTTTTTTTTCAACCTGATTAGTTGATAAGTTATTACACTTATGACAAGGCTTCTATAAAATACAATAGGAGAGAAGCAAACAACTTTGCACCAGTTTCGTATGAGGGCGGAATGGCTCTTTTGACTGGTAGTAGAGGTACTAAATTACTATGTTGATATTGAAACTTCTGTCTTCTTCTCTCAGATTCTTTTCTATTTCCATATTTCCTATATGTTGATATTTGACTCACATACTGAGAAAACAATAGAATTTCTTTTCTATTTGTGTGGTGTTTCTCATGAAGCTCTTTATTTTTCTAGGAGATATATGATAAAGGAACTAATTTAATTGGGGTTCTGAGGTTATTAGCCAAAAATCATACCCTAAACTTTTACAAGAAGCTCATCTTTGACAAGTTAACGGAGTATAATTTTTCTTATTGTTTGTTTTAAACAACTGTCACATAAGACCATTTTCAACCATACATGCAAACCATATTTTAGTTTCTTGTTTTGCTATGTGTAATTATTCACTTTAGGTTTTATGATTATTGATAAATGTTGAGGTTAGACCTAATGAAAGACTTTACTTTACATGAGTATGAGAATCAAGCTCTTCAGATCTCTCATTAGAGGTGATGGTTTCACTTGTTTTGGATTTTACTTTGTATGCATCTGTACTTGAAGTTATAGTATCTTATTCTTTCCCATTACTTTTAGGGACTTTCTTGCAAATCAATTATCTTGTTATATCACAGGGTCACTTTTGGACAGATCAAGGACTTGATGGCTCACACCAAGGTTCGGTCCTTTCAAGTTTGTACTTGAACAATAGTAATATCTTCTGCTTTTGACAAACTAAAAGATTTTTGTATTAAAAAGTAATAATAAGAATCAAAATACAAAAACGAATTGCTTCTTAGAAGCAATTGTCTCTCTTATAGATTCTTAATTCAATATTTTGCATCTATAATCAAATCAAATGTGTGATTTATTTCCTATATATAGAGTTAAttaattatgataataatataCTAGGTTTTATtgtatgatctctctctctctctctctctctctctctctctctctattgttGTTGTTTGTGAATTCATTGTGTTGCATCTTGTAAATCAAACTAACAGTTTATGGTGTTTGTAACAAACATGTAATGTATGATGCAAATTCTTTTTCAGGTTGCAGCTGGTGCATTGTTGGGGTTCCTTACAACAACAGTTGTTCACTTAATCTCTCAAGTTGCTACTATGGCTTGACAGTTGACATAAGGATCCTTCCGCAACACATTCTGCTGAAGAAGTAGCACCTGTATGTAGCATTTTAATTTTTAGTAATGTAATCATATTTTGTTGATTCCCTTATAAGCCTAACATTTCTTGACATTTCTACCCTGAGGCTTTATCGGGTGTTTATGCAAAAGACCTTCATGTTAGACTAGCTTGTTTAAATGCTGCATAATGCATCCCAACTATATCCAACCAATCTGTTCCTCAAGATGTAGAAATTGCAACTAGCATTTGGATTCCCTTAAATGATCCCGAAAAGGTAGAagattcaaaaaaaatttaaaatcatgTATTTGATGGGAATTAGTTTATATCAAGTCTTTACCACATTCTATGTAATGCAGTCAGTGGCTAAAGTGGCTGAGGACCTATGGGATCGTTATGACCATGAATTTGGGACTGATTATTCTGGACTCTTAAATGGTTTAAAAAGGAATTTTTAGGCGTAAGCCTCGGCTGAGGCATGAGAAAAAAAGCCTCAAATCCTAAGCCTTAGATGGCCAAAATAAGGCTTAAGCCTCACTGGAGTGAGGCGGCTTGAGGCGGCAAGGCGTCGATGTGAGGCGTCGAGGCTTAAGATTCAATCAGCACAGTCAAAATAGTGCGACTCATATATCAAGATCACATGAACAACAGCTTCAACCACAACATCACCCTCAAatgcaacagcaacaacaacagcaGCAACATCTGCAGCAGATTCCGCCACAGGGGCAGCAACAGCAGCAGGTGGCACCACCACAACAACAACAGATGGTGGGGACAAGGATGAATAAAGGGTATGTTCAAGGTCCTGGAGGGAGGACACAAATGGTGGTGTCTCAAGGACAGGTGTCATCACAAGGCCCACAAAGCATGTCAAGTGGGAGCGTTATTAACTAactcatataaatatataaataaattgcATCCTAATCAccatatttatgttttatgtttatgttttgtgTTTTTTGTCCCAGACTCCCACTATTTAATTTGAACTTAATATTAGATTTGTTTATGAAAATAAGACTCCTATTAAATCTAGATCCTTGGAATTTTATTAGTAATTGAAGTTAGTCAACTTTCCATGCTTTTTCATATTAGAAGTTTAAAACCAAATTAAAGctacaataagaaatattaaaaTTGTAACTTAGTTAAAACTGAATCActgttttgattataacttttgtGATAACATTtgacatattacttatatattaagtattttcttgAACTTTGATTTTCGACAGGTGCATTCACGAATTGGAGGATTTTGTGCATCACCTGTTAACTTCCATGCTAAAGATGGATCAGGCTACAAGTTCTTAGGAGACCTTGTGCTGCAACTTGACAAACTGAACCCTTAGGTGAAAATGACTTAATTGCCCTTATTTATCTTTCTTCATTTGATTCGGAccaaaatcagatttttaaaacaCCCTTGTAAAGCATTTTGCAATAGGGATGGATGCAAGATGTTGCAATTGCATCATTCTTGTATCTAACTCTTTTACAATACGAATCTTCTGGGGTTGGTTGAAATTACCATTTTATCCTTGTCTTGATCCAGGTGGCATCTAGGATTGGAAGAGGTATGATGATACCCGCCAAAACTTTATACAGGCGATTCTTGAAAACTTTATATTGCATTTTTTAATCTAATTCTTTATAAGGGACTCATAAAATTCTTACTTTTGCAAGGGTGTTTTGGACATTTTTTAATctaattatttatgtatttatcaagtattcgattgtaatgaacgtgaaatttatttatttatatatttatttttgcacttatattgatatgtatatgtgcTTGTGTGTAGGCTGGTGTCAAAAAGCTTGCAGATGTTCACTTTCCCTCATTTGACCACTCACATTTGGCACAAGTATTTGCAACTAACATTCCTTGTTTTATTCTTCTATTAATTATATTAGCAtattaattttttgacttttatttgatcaGGTCACAAGAATTATCAGAGCAGGGctcattagtcttaaagaattataaaaggcaagatgcaactctacttagttggaatttgatgtttatcACCTTTGTGTATATCTTTTAAGTTTATATAGCATTACTTTGCAGAAGGTCTCCCTTGATACGCAATGTAGTATTAGCtaatatagttagggaaaacctcttaataacaatgtacaattagatccccttaatatcaatgtactacaattttttgacatgatgttattgggtgaaattgattgtttttgcatatatttgtttaaatatttttgtattatgcgtaaatTAGTATCATAAAGACGCATCGTAAATGCATATCGTAAATGGTTactgaagtttatgacacgcCAATGCGTGTCATCTACATTTATGAcatgggctttcttgatacgcatcgcgtgtcataaacacgcgcatcgtaaggttacgacatgcaaatgcgtgtcgtcttcctttatgacaggggcttccttgatacgcattgcgcgtcgcaaatgcgtgtcgtctctcgttatgacagggccttccttgacacgcatttacgcgtcgtctgagcgttttacgacacgcattgcacgtcgtaaaatgttgtttttctagtagtgtgaacAAAGTAAAAAATCCATTACCTTTCCGGTCATTATCCCTAAATTAAAAGGTCTTTGGAATTTGGATATCCATAAGTGCTTATAGAAAATGTGATACGAGCCCAATTGATTCGGCCCCAATTCCACCTGAAGAGCCCAACACCCAGCCCAAATAAAAGACCAGACATCCCATTCGTGAATAAAGTAGACAGCAACCCTAGTTTTCATTATTCCTTGTTTGCATCACGTAGGAGACCACGTCCTTCAAATAACTGGTCATAGTTCACATTTCTTCTCATTAGCTCACGTTTCCTGTTTTCTAGCTAGTAGTTTTATTTAAGCATTGCATTGTACTTTCTTTTGGGATATATGATCAAGAAAATTGCTTCAAATCTTCTGTGTTTCTTCTGTGTTGCTTCTCGGATTCTTGGGAGACTAGCCCTCTTAAACATGCTTCTATCAATTTGGTGCTTTCATTGTCATCTCCATGCCTCCTAAAGTTGACTCGGTACATGGCCAGAATTTTCTCGGGCTCTCGAACTCCAGTTCGGTCCATCCGATTATGAAAACCACCAAGCCTCCCTCTTCAAACTCAAACAACTAACAACGGTCACCGCCTACCAAGATGCGTTTGAGAAATTGTGTAACCGGGTCATCAGACTCTTGAATGAGGCTCTCCTTAATTGCTATATCTCGGGTCTTACACAGGAAATCCAAACCGAACTCGCGGTTTTACGCCCCACTACCGAACATCAAGCTTATGGGTTGTCTAAATTAACTGAAGACAAGCTTGGGTGTTCCCCAGTTTCTCCATCCATTTCCACACTGTTACCCACTGAAGTCCAATTAGCCACCTCTTCACCCCAGTTGTCACGCACCCTACCACTTTTGTCGGCGCCAGTACCTGCAACCACCACCCTACCTACTACCTGCTTGTCACCCGAGCAACTATAACAACACCGTGCCTCGGGTCTTTGCTTTCGTTGCCCTGCAAAGTACCACCCCGGACACAAATGTGATCCACCACAGTTCCTGCTCATCGCCGATAATGACTTGGATGCTCCTCACCCTCCTATACAACCATACGTTCCTATTCTAGAAGAGGCAACAAACCTTCCACACTTTCTCGCTCTATCCCCAGCAACATTTTATGACATTGCACCCACAACTGCCTTACGTCTCACGAGCTTTGTCAACCATCAACCGCTTCAAATTCTCGTTGATTCTGGTAGTACTCATAACCTGATTCAGCCCGGAGTAGCTGCTAAATTGAAGCTTCTGGTCCATACTGCATCACCCTTTCCGGTCCTCATTGGCAATGGCAACCCACTCCTTTGCAACGGCTATTGCATAGACGTTCCCCTCACACTCAACGAGGCTCCATTTAAGGTCAAGTTGTTTGTTTTACCATTCAAAGGTTTCGATGTCATTCTCGGGTTCGATTGGTTACGTTCCTTGGGTCCTATTACAGTTGACTTTTTAGTTCCTTCACTTACCTTTCGGCATGGCAGCAACATCATCACTTTGCAAGGGTCACTTCCATTCCCGTTTTGCCCAACTGCAGCACCAGTTTCAGACCTTGAGGACAAGGTCTATTCTCATGGGAGGGGTATTGATACGAGCCCAATTGGTTCAGCCCCAACTCCACCTGAAGAGCCCAACACGAAGCCCAAATAAAAGACCAGACATCCCATTCGTGAATAAAGTAGACAACAACCCTAGTTTTCATTAATCCTTGTTTGCATCATGTAGGAGACCACGTCCTTCAAAGAACTGGTCATAGTTAACGTTTCTTCTCATTAGCTCACGTTTCCTGTTTTCTAGCTAGTAGTTTTATTTAAGCACTGCATTGTACTTTCTTTTGAAATATACGATCAAGAAAATTGCTTCAAATCTTTTGTGTTTCTTCTATGTTCGTTCTCTGATTCTTCGGAGACTAGCCCTCTCAAACAGGCTTCTATCAAAATGGCTTTTTGAAACTCTTTAAAACCCTTCGAAACACAGTTTTTCATAACTTATTAAGGTAAATTACATTAATACCCCAAAACCTATCCCTCGTTCACAGTCCCCTCGTCTAAAGCAaacttcaagcttcttcttcacgAGAAGTCGACAGTTGCAATTTATCTCCCACCCTTCACCATACCTCCAAGCAACGGCGCACCAGCTACAGTCTTGCCTTCTCCAATCTCCTGGTAAGTCACTTTCTTTTTGCTTTTCGGATTTGATGATGCAGTTGCAATTAGTTGTTCGATTAGTGTCTAACTAGTGTTTAAAGCACATCGGTTAATCTGAATCCTGGCTGAATTCCTGGTCTGGTATCCAATTCATGTCAACATTTTGTTTGGTATCTATTTCTTGTCTGAAATTCTGTCAAGATCGATGTAGGGCTTGTTATTGATTTTAGGGTAAATGTCACTGTAGCCCAACCAACTTACTGGTTTTGGTTTAAATGATCCctaaacttattttttttctttttagggtCATAAAGTGTGTGTTGACCGGTTTAAATGGTACCTTTCACCGTTGAAAACCGGTTGCTTATGTCACCTCTACATTTGAAGCTGATGTGTCACCCACATCAACATCGTCCTCAAACAACATCATCctcaaacaacatcatccatcttGTTCTTCGTCAACAGAGTTTTTTGTTGCTCCCCATTCACAGAATCCAATCACCCATCATCCTCAAACAACTTAAGATTGGAACCTCATCAGGACTCTACGGGTGCACTCTATGGCtatgagtttttatttttttgggttttgtcggcagtccatctcatcgactctgCCATTGCAAGTGATTATTTGGTGATTGTTCAGGGTCCGATCAGTCCGATCAGATCTCTGAAAAACAAATCTCAGCCGTGACTATGGAGATGGAGTCTTTGGGGATCAAACTAGAGAATCGATTCAACAGGTATCAAATTCTTAACCTCTTACATTGAATCACTAAAATGGGTATTGACTCTCAAGCGAGCTCAACGAGTCCTTCCATTCCGGAGATTCCAACCATTCCGACGACTACAGTTTCTTCTCCGATGGAACCTGATGCATCAGTCAATGTACATTCCTTCATTATCACTGTATCATCATGTGGATCCCCATTATTAATAGCAACGTCTTCTGAGGGTGTGTGGTTAGTATAGAAATTTTGATAATGGAGATGATGTTTGTTAGTGGCTAGATTGTCTTCTAAGGACGTAAGTTTGTTGATTGATTAGGTGGTGAAGGTGTAGATGGGGAGACGGATGTTGAAGTTTGGTAAGGGCGGTTGAAATCGATGAAGTGATTTCTAGTCACTGTGGCAACATAGTCTTTTGGTAGGGTAAGGATATTTATAGGGATGTGTCCTAATGAACTTGAAtcatatttgaaattggtagggTTCATGTGATCTAGTAGTGAAGGAGAAAGTGAGATGAGGGAGAGTCATCGCCTTTAGAACAATGGTCTGGTATCGACCGACTTCTTTACTTTTGTACTTACATGGATCTGAACTGAAACAAAGAAGGCGATGAAGATGAAACATAGCAGGCGGTGAGCATTCAACAAAGGGAAGAGTTTCAATTGGGGTCGGTGGACCTTTGATTCGGAGATTCAAATGAAGCCTCCGATTTAGGTGAATTCGATACTGGTGAATGCATGTTTTAGATTCTAGCTTCACGATATAGATTCACTGAAACAGGAGGAATTTGGATGTGGTTGTTGATGAGGTTTCATCTGGGAGAAAGGGAGTGAAAGGGGTAGCCGACGTGAGGAAAAAAAATGGTGTTGACTATTGTTTTTTATACCCTCTTAACGACCTGTCTTCTTCGTGTTgatgatgagagagagagagagagagagagagagagagagaatttgaaTGCCCTTTTTTTTATTACTCCAAAAGTAAAAATGCCATTTAATCCAAATTTAACCGGTGAAACCGGGAAAAATGAAATTCAATACCTTTTTTAATAAGTCAATTCTAAGTTTGAGGACCTATACTATCAAAAAAATATGTAAGGGACCTTTTAAAACAAAATCGGAAAGTTGGTTGGACTACAGTGACATTTACCTTGATTTTATTCTTGCTGTGTTGTTACAAGTGTATGCTTATGTACGATTTCTGTGTTAATATTGTGTAATATCTATGTGTTTTATGTTGTTCATTATGTGCAACCCGTGAAAATTGGTTGATGACAATCTGTTGCAAGGTTTCTGGTCAAATAGATCAATTAAGATGATATTTTCAAGAAAAGTGGTAAATAGATGCTACTGATAATAAGTAATAAAAATACAATCTTGATCCATTAATACCTTTGTTTCAGGGTGATTAGATGTTACCCCAGAACACACCAATCCAAATGGTGCGTTGGCAATCTATCAATGATGTCGACTTGTGCTCCTTCATGTGCATTCAGCATCTATTAGTTTATTCTTAACCGTAATTTTACATCAAAAAACTGATTCATATTAGCTTTAAAGATAACGCATTAACATTACTTGAGAACAAGTAATAAAGTTATTATATGAATATCTGATTTATATGAATTTTGTATTTTGCTTCTGATTACAAGAAACATTGAGATATGAAAAAACATTTTTACCATGTGGCTAAATACTTGATCTACCCTTTCTTTATTAATAGCATTCATCTGTAGAACTGCTGATTAGATTTTATATGCTGTAGTTTGTAgatattttgtgtttgttttcGTATGCAGATTCTGTTAATTTATGTGCACGTTTTCTCTTTGTTTACAAGTTTTGTATGATTATGTGCAATTTGCATTTTACCAAAGAATGTTTATTTTGTCTTTTGCAAGCTTAGGAATGACTATGACTAGAAACCAGAATGATGATGGTGCATCTAGCAGTAAGACTATCAACACTGATGATGTGGGATCTTGGTCATACCTTAATCATGATGTGCTTTTATTAGTTATGATGCAACTGGGAGTCATCGATTTTCTTGCATTTagtggtgtttgtaagtcatGGAGATCAATAGCACTCAGTAACAGGAAAAGTTttatggcgtccaaaccaccaaTGCTGATGTGGATCCCTCCCCGGAGTAATAATAAGGATAAAATATTCTGCCTAGAGGACTATAAAAGAAGAACGTTCAAAACCGCACTAACACATTCTGCTGGAATGTACTGTATTAGATTAACTTGTGGATACTTGATCTTGTTCAGGATAAAAACAAAGGACTTCTGGCTTGTGAATCCTATCACTAGACGTGAACTTAATTTCCCTCCTGCTCCTGATGATTACATCACTTCTGTTCTTGTCTTTTCACCTTCAATATCTAAGTTTGTGCTTGTTATGTTTGCAAAGAAGCAAATATGGTTTTCTATAGAGGATGAGGGAGCATGGAATTGTGTTTCCTCCACTTTCGACTTCACCAATTATAAGGATTTACATGTTTTTAAGGGGAAGATATATACTTTAAactcttataattatcatttatGTGAACTCACACTCAATCCTGAGCCCAGAGTGATGTTACTCGAAACCAAGATTCTTCTGGATGAGCCCGAGCACGAGTCAGACATATTTTTTCCACAGCTTGTAAGTTGCGGTGAAAACCTTTATGTGACGGTAAGCTCAGCATATGCAGATGTGATCAGTGTTTATAAACTAGACTCTGGCAAAATGGAATGGGTTCC containing:
- the LOC111897461 gene encoding uncharacterized protein LOC111897461, with translation MTRNQNDDGASSSKTINTDDVGSWSYLNHDVLLLVMMQLGVIDFLAFSGVCKSWRSIALSNRKSFMASKPPMLMWIPPRSNNKDKIFCLEDYKRRTFKTALTHSAGMYCIRLTCGYLILFRIKTKDFWLVNPITRRELNFPPAPDDYITSVLVFSPSISKFVLVMFAKKQIWFSIEDEGAWNCVSSTFDFTNYKDLHVFKGKIYTLNSYNYHLCELTLNPEPRVMLLETKILLDEPEHESDIFFPQLVSCGENLYVTVSSAYADVISVYKLDSGKMEWVPFQDTGEEHGFFMSQAGHNAAVKPELWVEPWSQYPRSYVTDGGGHGRFFPADEWWYFPHDCLNVNLLDESS